ATGCCATCTCATTAATACACGATTTAGTGTGGTATCTATTACTCCTAAAGTGGTTTATCAATAGAATAGTTTATTTGTTGATAAATATGTACATTAAATATGGGCATGAGAGAAAAATTGGTAAACTAAGTACTTTTTTTAAACATGAAATTGCCCTGTAATTTGACACAATCACAGAAGAAAAGTAAGTCATTTATGGGGATGGAATATGATGTTTTCTCAAGTCTGAACACAATCTCACTAGTTTCTGTTGAGATGAGTACTACTCATACAGAAGGTGACCATACACCAAGCATGCTagatattttgaaaatcttgCTATTTTTATGATTGAGAACCATGCACAAAGATGGACATAAAGGGTGGGGATGTGATTCTTAGTTGCGTAAATCACGGTATCAAGCCGCTCGATTTAATAGAATTGTACCATGTGACTAGGGGTAAAAAGACTCGCAGTTGAGGCTAgaagtttaaaataaaatacatgACTATCAAATCGTGTCAACACCATATCTATGGTATGGTGTGACCACAAATTTAAGCGACCGAACGGTTTGATCCCATAAAGAGTGTGGGAGATGGTGGTTGGAGAACAATAATTTACTAATTCATTATATGGTTACCTTTCTTATGATTGGGATggtatttcacaaaataaaataaaaaaacaaaaaacaacaaaagttgAGTGTAATGAACCTAAAGTGGAGTTGTTATGTACATAAAAATGGACTGTCCACACCATCTAGCAAAACCATTACCAAATAAAATGCCATTTAGGTGATTTTGAATATAATGCAAAAACTAGAATGACATCTTGATAGGAATATATAATAGATGAGACATTGGGATACACTAAATCAAAGAGCACATGATTTCGTTAGTTGAAGACCCTTTGGAGCAAGAGTGCAGTATATGCAATCTCGACCATGCAAACTAAGACAGAATTAGAATTTGTAGGAAATAACATATTATAAATTCAACTAACTAAAGTTTATGTCCCTTTTAGATAGGGGAAAATATTGTCCACCTATACTTAAAAAGTTGAAGGTACGATAGTTTTTTGGAATATTGTAACAACAATTATTTGCCCTGATTGGCAAGGCAGTTTTTGcctagtttttttttctataaattttTGAACAACTTTAATTAACCTTAAAAAACTCCccaaagtttttaaaatacacatttcaaaaataccaaaaaatataaataaaactcccttctttcctttcttcttcttgctcCCCCACATCAACCTACCATTTCCTCTGGGGTCTGTCGTCTCTTCCGACGCTGGCAGaggcttgtttttttttttttttttaatctttctcttctccctctctctttgCCTCTCCTCCCCTCTTATCAGATTTGCACAAGGAAGAGGAGGAGGGTGGCGAGGGAGGGAGAGGAAGGGAGAGAGGTGGCTTGGAAGAGGGGAGGGGAAGGGAGGAGGAATGAGGAGAGGGAGAAggagaagagaaaaggaaaacaaaaaaaaaaacttttactgcTGCCGACACCAGTCACCAGCAGAGGTTCCGACACCAACAGTTGGCAAGTGGTGAGGTGAGGGAGAAAAagtggaaaggaaagaaaaggaaaaagaaaaagaaaagaaaaaaaagttttacatcttaaaatttttttctacaatttctataataaattatagtaaagttttaaataaataaccaaaaaactCATTTACCAAATGAGTGTTATTCTAGTATGGTGTTTATGTTATAACTAGTTTTTCAGCCTTGATGCCATGCATCAGGTAGTTGAGACTCATTATTTTACTGTtgtatttgtgtgtttttttctttgttagatATAGTAGTCatgtgtgtgaacgtgtgttTTTTCCTAATTGCACAGATAAACATGACCTTGAAATCAGGTTATCTAACATTCTTAATGTAGCATTAATCAATAAGTAATGCCTAAAATTAGGTAGAACTAAAAGGCATACGGCTATACCTGTAATGTGCAGCCTTGCTTATTAGTCATGTTTCTTCTCCAAGATAAGCAATTTgacaatttccatttttttgacaatttctatTTGCTAGTACTTCATATTCAATAGTCTGATAGAAgtaagaaataaagaaagacaATTATAAAATGggtttatcattttcttttgtttgctaGACTTGAATGAGCATTCaaacatatttaaaaatattttcaaactaGCGTAAACTTGAATTAATCTTTTTTGTATATACAATGgcttttttcttttacattaataggtctagatgcatgacacataatttTTATTCAACTTTAGCCTACCATGACCTTGGTTTATATATACTACCATTGCTTCTAATCAAGATTTCATATTGGGTTCTATTCTTTTTTGTTGCAATTTAgatgattgtttgattgatagATTAAAAGTGTTCAAGAATGAAGAGAGCAATAATGGTTTCTTTGGATAGGACATCATCTATTGAAAATGAGTCTCGGACTCTCAATATTGAATGACTTCAACTTGCAAGagtaaatatacatattttcttttttttttctttttttcttccctttcttttggttgtctatctctttgttttttttttttttggagattttgatgatttttgttcTGATAATTTGTTTAGGGGGCAACACTTTATGTGGTGAGTACGATGAGCATGGAAGaaactttttgaattttcactAACATAATGGCTTAGATATATACTAATACAGTGTCTAACGATCTCTTGAGtttagaatttttcttttctactttctaggttttTTGGATTTACAATTCTTACTTATTTGATTATTCTTTCTGTTACTTGGCTGATGATTTGTTTTTTTGGTAATCTATATCATAAGCTacaaaattatagtttatttTGTGTTCTTAAACCATGTGTTAAAATAGATgagtttctctttttctttttcttttttgaataaaaGTGGTATTCAAAATCAAGAGATAGTTGGAATCTTTGAATGGTGAATTCCAAATCGACTTGTGTTTAAGGATAGGTTAGAATAAAATGCTAAGAAATAACCGATGGAGCTATATAAATGAGGTAACAAACTCGTATTTAAGATTAGAAAATACGTATTTatagaataattttttcatgCTCGGAAGAGAAAAGGTGGGCCTATTGTAAAAGTTCAAAAACTATAATCCATTtcttaaattgcatatttttttatgaagaaagtttatccttttgtcaaaaaaaaaaaaaaaaagtttacatGGGGatccttttatatatatatatatatatttttatttatttatttatttttattttttggcaaAACAGAAGGACCATTCTAATTCGCAAAACAACCGGGCCTGCACCTctaacaagaagaagaagaaccaaGAACAAAATGACCAGTGGTATACCAACTAATAACGAATAAACTTTGGAAAAGCAACCCCTTTCATCGTCACAATCACTTAAAACCCCGGGAAAGAATGGCAAAACCCGGAAGGAAATGTACGGTTCCTTGCTCACAAAGGTGTGTTGTCCACTTTTCCCAAGAAGAAGCCGAATTTCTGGTTAATGAAACCAGAGGTGATGAATCCCACATTACCAATATACCCCTCAAAAAAACACAAACTCCAAAATACAATAAAAGGGTCCAATGTAAATAGGAATAGGCCAATATGCTAAAACCGTAACATCAACTGATTTCTTAGGTCAACAACCACAATACCAAACCAATCCAATTGCTCTACCGTCAAAAACCAAAACAACTACAAACCAAAAACACTTTAAATACAATTGGCCTGGCACATGAAGCCCACCACATTCAGGAGGAGACTACCAAGGCCACCTCACCATCCATCTCAACAGCAGCAAATCACCTTGTGCCACACCACACATACGTGAACGACCATTCCTACATGGCACGGGAGCTTTCCGTCTTAGTCTATAATATGGTTGGTTGATGATCTGATTTGACCATAACCTTCCTCACTTCCAGGTGGGGATCCTCTGCAAGCCTTATGAATTGCTGAGAACAATCTCATGGTAGAAAAATCCTCAACTAACTTGGAATTGGACGGTTGGAACTGAATTTGCAGCACAAATTTCAACAAGTCttcaaaaaattacaatccaaacaaccaAGAGCTTGTATGAAAGACTTCCAACTTTGCAATATCTTCCATGTTTTTACCTTGTCTGCTACTGCTACCATATTTGCTCCGCTCAATTTCCCGTAGCAAAAATACAAGCATGATCTTCCTTCATGATAATCATGAAGATATACAACGATCCACATTTTGACATTTATATGATGATCATTGACTTCTCTACTCTCTAAGTCTCCATGCTCCACCCCTACTCGTGAAAAGGAGAGCTACAAAAGCTAACATCAGGGGAAAGTTCTAACAAAATCAAATGCTAAGAACAATAATATATGACGAGGATTATGTCGTCTGGTCAATTAATCACGGTGATGAAGACTGCAAATTATGAAAATCAATGAAAGCGCCCCCAAGATCCGATTTAACTTTTGTTAGAACAACGAACGCAAAAGCGCAGATTATGTCCGCATCATTTTCAGAAGGGCACGCGCAATTTGTTTGTTGGATACATTTTGGAAGCGATTTTCCCATCCTAGATGAATTGCGAGAAAATGGAAGTTCTTCTTTAGGAGAATTTGTTGAGAAAGAAAATTgatttgataactcaattcaacacttaaatttaataaatttagatCTTAACACATTTAGaccgtttgataataaaaaattgaacatctgaattaattaagtggcactgaatttcttaggtaaaacttgctcccaaaattaagtgataaccTATTCAATAATAATTGAATAGGTTAtgtactcaaatgtattagatttagtaTTTCACAAttagtatttaacaattcaataatttaacgGATTCAAACTTCAGATTTCAGACGTCAGACTTCAGTTATATCAAAAGTACCCTTAGTTAAGCTTTACCTTTGATTCTAgctagtttctttcttttcctacttCCTAATTCGAATCAGtgtttttttttagcaaattaTCCGGTTGGCCattaaacttttgaaatcgtcgAGTTTTGAtcactcaactattaaaagtcTGGTTTTGACCACTAAAATGTATAAAATTAGATTTAACTGTTAAGTTTGCTGATCTGTCTGTCCGTGCGATTTTCAAGACAAAAGGCAGGGTCAATTTAGGAAGTTCAACACTGGCCATCCTCTTACACAACTTCATCTCCTCTCCAACACTCAGAATCATTTCAATGTCATCTCGAGAGTCTATAGATTCACAGGTCTTTAGAAGTTTTCTGACATGTGAAACAAGATCCAACCTTGAATCGGAAGTATGCATTATTGGTCGAAGGTAGGTAATCAAAGATACCTTCTTGCTTCCTGAAATAACAGGTGATGAGCGAGGATGGTATTCCAGTTCAGTACTGATCTGTGTAAGCAAAATAGATATCTACTTCCCTTGCCAGGTGCAGTTGTTAAGTCCCGTCCCCCTATGTATAGGCAACCCAATCAGTCCCTTGCTTCTAGACCTTAAAACATTTCCTTCTTTCTCACTTGGCAGAGGAGACATCTGCAGATGGATGCCCCAACCTATATTTTGTTTGGGTGGTGGACCTTTATCTCAAAAAACTTGAATGTAATTAGAAACTCTGGAAATCAGATCCATGGAATTTATCTACCCAAATGCATGCCTGACCTTCTCTTTCCCCCTTTTTTCCTCAACAGAGAACAAAGTACTCGAAGTACTTGAAGGGAGAGGTATGTAATTTTGTTCTTCTACAACTATACCAGCGCCTGCAACCTTGAATCATAGCGCCTGCAATAGTACTCTGCATCCAAACCAATAGTCCCCCCAACTATACCAGCCATATAAGCTCGGGGACCACAGTTTAAATGGGTAACATGACCACAAGCATAACCATTTAGTAATGCTTGGCACCTAATATAACTATACCCACCATAAGATGAACTTACGGTCTTACAACAAAGAATACAACAACAATCTCGGCAGAAACCAGGTTCACTGCAGCAAATATCACAAAGCATGACTCTTGAAGCACTCCCAACTGCTCCTAAACTAGTACATGTTTTGTTACCAGTCATGCAAGTCAGATCTGCCATATGGGAATCAGAGGCTGACGTTTCTTCTGCCATAGGGGAATCAGAGTCAGATCTCCTCTGTCGGAGAGGAGATGAAGTTGTTTAAGAGGATGGCCAGTGTTGAACTTCCTAAATTGACCATGCCTTTTGTATTGGAAATCGTGCGGACAGACAGATCGGCGAACTTAACGGCTAAATCTAACAGAATGGCCTCGCGTCTTAACTTTATATATTTTAGTGGCCAAAACCAGACTTTTAATAATTGAGTGACCAAAACTCGACGATTACAAAAGTTTAATGGCCAACCGGAtaatttgctctttttttttttcaacaatgaGATTTCTCAATTCTGTGGATTTAATTCAATTCTGTTTTGTTTGGGCTTACTTGCTATTTTGTAGTTTTTTCGCAGCCCATATGTCAGGCCCATGCGAGATGTTAGCCTCTTACATTTTTTTGAAGCTTCCTGTATCTGCAGtttttttgtcttctttaaattaaataaaaattgaaagaaatctcgCGCTTTCTCGCTCTACTGTCGTTCTCAATCTCGAACTGAACAAGTCTGCTAAAAACCCTAGGTAAAGTTCTCTATTTCGATTTTGACTGGAATTCATTTCTTCTGGTTTCAACTCCATTTTATTGTTTCTCTTCCGTTGAGCAAAAACCCTATTCCTTTTTAtccttttgtgtgtgtgtgtgtgtgtgtgtgtgtgtgtgttttttttttgtggtctTTTTGGGTTTATTTAACCTTCTGTTAATTTAGGAGAAATTATAGAGAAAATTTGCTTAAGTTTCTAGCTCTGCTTCTTAggatttttattaaaaaaaacgaTGATGCATTTCATTTAGAACTGTGCTTTCTTGAGCTGAAAGGGTTAATTTATCAATGTTTCTTGTTTTGTGTTGGATTgactaattatttatttttttaagggaATTCAGCATGTAGAAGATGGTAAGGTTATTTATGGTTTTGAGGATATGTTAATGTTGAAAACTGATCTGGTACTTTTATGTAGCCTGGTAGACTTGTGTTTGTGTCTTAGAATGTTTCATTGGGTTTTTATAGGGACTTGGTACTTGACtcactcaatttggatttttgatTCGCCATATGACATCAAaacagataaaaatgaaatgctgccaaaagaaaatgataaaaatggaATGCTGGGCAGCTCTTTGTAGATACAAGGTTGCGTATGAAAAGATTTTCACGTATTTACGTTCATTGGGTTGCCTTTTTTTTTCGCTGTAGTTCCTGTGGTGAGCAATGGAAGTAGACGAGGAGAATAGTGTTTCAACTTCAGTTACAGAGCCTATGACCGTAGAAGCTGATGGTAATCAGACCGTGGTATCTGGAGTTGGCGGAATTTCTCTTCAACCAGTCACTGCTAGTGTACCACCTACAATTCCACCTCCTCCTGTTATTCCTAGTATTGCTTCAGGACCAATTGTGCCTCCAATTCCACGACCATTGGCGCCTATCCCTGTTCGTCCTCCTGTATTAAGACCGCCGGTGGCACAAAATGGAGAGACTAGGGGGAGCGGATCTGATTCCGATGAGGATGAAGCAGGACCCAGTCGTGGTACTACTGGGGCATCTGCTGAATATGAGATTTCAGAAGAAAGCAGACTGGTTAGAGAACGGCAGGAGAAAGCCATGCAGGAACTTCTGATGAAGCGACGTGCTGCTGCTCTGGCTGTGCCTACAAATGACATGGCTGTTCGAGCTCGTCTTCGCCGGCTTGGTGAGCCTATTACCCTGTTTGGAGAGAGGGAGATGGAAAGACGGGAACGTTTGCGGAACCTTATGGCAAAGCTTGATTCAGAGGGTCAGTTGGAGAGGCTGATGAAGGCTCATGAGGATGAAGAAGCTTCTGGTTCTGCTACACAAGGGGAGGGACTTGAGGAAGATATTGAATATCCCTTCTACACTGAAGGGTCAAAAGCGCTTCTTGATGCTCGAGTAGACATTGCTAAGTATTCTATTGTAAAGGCAGCTTTGCGTCTTCACCGTGCAAGGAGAAAAAGAGATGATCCTGATGAAGACTTGGATGCTGAAATAGATTGGGCGTTGAAGCAGGCAGGGAACCTGGTACTTGAATGCAGTGAAATTGGAGATGACAGGCCCCTTTCAGGTTGCTCCTTTTCATGTGATGGAAAGATGCTTGCCACCTggtacctctctctctctctcatgtgCGTGCACACATGCACACACGTCCACGTGCATGTACAGCCATGCGTGCTAGTTGGTTGTATATGATTGTTGGTTAAACTTTGTGTTTTTTGTGTTCCACTGAGATCTCGTGTCTCTGGTGTATTAACTTTCATAGCTTGCATGATTTGGAATTCATTTTAATCTAAGATTTAAGTTTTGAAATCTTAATTGGTTGAGGCTGAATGTAGTAACAGTAGGGGTATTGTTGCCTCATTTTAGTACTAGGATCAAAATGGTAGATATATAGAGTATACTTGCACCATGGCAAGCATACTGATATGGTTATGAAAGAGAATTTCATGTTAAATAAAGCTGGACTTGTTTCTGAAAATATATAATCACCAATACGTGTGAGAAACTTATAGTAACCAATGCTCATTTGCTATGTCAACTGTTGAATGAATCATTATAATGTTATTTTTTAGTAGTGACCATCATTAGATGAGGTCTATTGAGGAAATTTTttagtttgacaaaaaaaaattgaggaaattTTTTGCACGGGTATTTACATTGGCTGCACTGATATGAGCCAGTCTGTGCATATTTTTGTCTGTCATGATATATCATTGTTTTAAATGTAAACCAGATCCATTTCGTGGCTAAGGCTTTACTAGGTACCAGATATCTATAGGCTAGACACAGTCAGTAACACCCACACATTCATGGGCACATACATGTACATGTTTGTATTTTCATAGCACTAAGAGTATCCTGAAGCCTGTAGGTTTGCAATCTGTTTCATTGAAATTGAGAGTTTAGGTCTTTGCAGTCAATAATTACTTCTGTTTTGGTTTGGCTCACGATGTCTATCCAGTTCCAACTGCCTGTTAGAGCTGAACTTTTTGGATTATATGATTGTTCTTACTGCATGCATCTTCGACTTCACTGTATTTTCATGTCCAAATGCTGTTATATTACTGATATTCTATACACTCAAAAGAGTGTCTGTTGATTTCTGTTCCATCCTTTTGCACAATCACTTCAGTTGTCTAAGTGGAGTTGCAAGGACATGGAGCATGCCTGAGGTAAAGAAGGTGTCAACCTTGAAGGGACATACAGAACGAGCTACAGATGTGGCATTTTCTCCCACCGGAGACCAATTGGCAACAGCTTCTGCTGACAGGACTGCCAAATTGTGGAACAAAGAAGGATCTCTTTTGAACACATACAAGGGCCATCTGGATCGCCTCGCACGTATTGCATTCCATCCATCTGGAAAGTACTTGGGAACAGCTAGCTTTGACAAGACTTGGAGATTATGGAATGTGGAGACTGGTGAAGAGTTACTCCTCCAAGAAGGTCACAGTAGGAGTGTGTATGGAATCTCCTTTCAGAATGATGGTTCCTTGGCAGCATCATGTGGACTGGATGCGCTTATTCGGGTTTGGGACTTGAGGTCTGGAAGAAGCATTCTTGCCCTGGAAGGCCATGTTAAGCCTGTGAGACTATTTCTGCCTTGATATTATTGGTTCCCCCCCAACCCCCTTTTTTTTCCTGCTTTTACTCCTGACATTTAAAAGAGAATTGGGTGCAAGTGTTAATCAGAGGATTTTCTACTTTCATTTTTGCAGGTTCTTGGTGTCAGTTTTTCTCCAAATGGTTATCATTTGGCCTCAGGTGGTGAAGATAATACTTGCAGaatatgggacttgaggaagagAAAATCTCTATACATAATACCTGCTCACTCCAACCTTATATCTCAAGTAAAATTTGAACCTCAAGAAGGGTACTTTTTGGTTACAGGTTCATATGATACTACGGCTAAGGTATACTCTCTTTATGTCCAATTCAGTTGTATCTTTTGGGCCTTTTTTCCTGTTTGCATTTATCTCTGATTTCTGATTTATGCCACTAGGTGTGGTCATCAAGAGATTTTAAGCCCATCAAGACACTGTCTGGGCATGAAGCTAAGGTGACGTCACTGGATGTCGTAGGAGGTAAAGGAATCTTGCGTTCAGTTCTgcaattttgatctttcttctcTTGCTCTCCTTACATACATATGGAGATCTTGCACAATCTTGGGTGATTTTCAGACTTTGGATAGATTTGTCTTcaagttttgtgtgtttttttttttaaaacccgTGCAAATTTAGCTTGGAGCCATGAGGTGTTAGCTCGCTCTTTTTCATGTCCGTTCAGTTTGTGCCTTAGGGAGCATGTATGAAGTTGCAATTCCTAAAATATTACTGTTGTTGGAAATTGAGGCTTGCTGTCTGTCAATCAAATGTCAATATTGAATGGTGAATGCATTTCTGAGCATTTGAGATGATGTG
The Coffea arabica cultivar ET-39 chromosome 6c, Coffea Arabica ET-39 HiFi, whole genome shotgun sequence genome window above contains:
- the LOC113697333 gene encoding U4/U6 small nuclear ribonucleoprotein PRP4-like protein; this encodes MEVDEENSVSTSVTEPMTVEADGNQTVVSGVGGISLQPVTASVPPTIPPPPVIPSIASGPIVPPIPRPLAPIPVRPPVLRPPVAQNGETRGSGSDSDEDEAGPSRGTTGASAEYEISEESRLVRERQEKAMQELLMKRRAAALAVPTNDMAVRARLRRLGEPITLFGEREMERRERLRNLMAKLDSEGQLERLMKAHEDEEASGSATQGEGLEEDIEYPFYTEGSKALLDARVDIAKYSIVKAALRLHRARRKRDDPDEDLDAEIDWALKQAGNLVLECSEIGDDRPLSGCSFSCDGKMLATCCLSGVARTWSMPEVKKVSTLKGHTERATDVAFSPTGDQLATASADRTAKLWNKEGSLLNTYKGHLDRLARIAFHPSGKYLGTASFDKTWRLWNVETGEELLLQEGHSRSVYGISFQNDGSLAASCGLDALIRVWDLRSGRSILALEGHVKPVLGVSFSPNGYHLASGGEDNTCRIWDLRKRKSLYIIPAHSNLISQVKFEPQEGYFLVTGSYDTTAKVWSSRDFKPIKTLSGHEAKVTSLDVVGDGQYIATVSHDRTIKLWSGRNSEKEKTMDVD